The segment CAATTGCTGTTTTTTGCACGTCGGTTAGCTGCAGTTGTTTATTTACACCAAAATCTGCCACAGTACTTATTAATCCAACCAAAACAGTTCCGTTTGTACCGGCAGCACCGTTGTGTATATGTGCGGCAGTTAGATCTCCATCGCCTGCTGTTAGGCCTGTAACATTTACAACATAGTACAATTTGCCATCGGTGGTTAAACGAAACCTGGCAGAACCTGTTGCCGTAGTTGCAACCGCAGGAACTTCATTTGCTCCGGAAAGAGCAACATCCTGCGCCCATTGAACAGTGCTGTTTAACTGCGCCCTTACCAAACCGCTTGTTACTTGTGTTGAGTGCACATTTACATATAATTCGGCAGTACCATTGTTCATACTGTCCAATAAAGTTGGGCGAACATTTGCAACAGAACCAGATGCTGTGCCGCCTGTAAATGTTGGAGTAAAATTTAAGATTACTCCTCCGTTAACAATGGGGTTACCGGTGTGAATATGTGCTGCTGTTAACGCATCACCTGCAGCAAGGCCGGTAACGGTGATATTATATTGTACAGAATTATCACTCATAATACGTAACACAAATGTTCCTGTTTCATTGCGGCCTGCAGGTGCAGGGTTTTCATTTTTTGTACTCAAAGGAAGGGTCCACTCTTTTACAATTCTTACTGTAGGGCCATCGTTTTTGTCTTTTTTGCAGGAAAAAAGAAATGCTGTGCAAATAAGCAACATTGCCGAATTTAATACCAATGTTTTCATGCTAATAGTTTTGTGCTTAATAATTAAATAGCTCGCCATAATGAACAGTAACGTAGAAAGTTTCTTTTTGGTTGCCTCTTGAAATTATAAGGTATGTAACCAAACCCGAAACCGTGCCAGAAATGAGTTGATGGTAACGTTAGAGAAAACTATTCTTCCCACACTTTTAACCCTTCGCTGCAATTTGCGCAGATATCAATATTCTTTCTGCTGGTCATGAGTTCGCTGCGGAACTGTTTGTAATTATCATTATGCCAAACCTCTTTGAACGATTGCATTTTTAAATTTCCCAGTTGATGCATGGCATCTTTATCAAAACAACATGGTACAACCAGGCCATCCCAGGTAATTACATTCGCATGCCACAATTTCCAGCAATGATTCTGTAATTTATTCTTCGGTGCATATGAACCGTCAGCATTCTTTTTGTAACGACTGTATTTATTAAGTGTTGGAATAAGTTTGTTGGGGTCATTCTCATAATCGTACACCTGTGCGGTTTTAAACCATACATCATCAACACCAACTTGCTTGGCTAATTGTTTCACCTCTTCCAGTTGATGTTCGTTCGGCCTCACTACTAAAAACTGGAAAACAACAAATGGTTTTTTACTGTTGAGTTCTTTTTTCCACTTCACAATATTCTTTGCTCCTTCCAACACTTTGTCCAGCTTTCCGCCAACTCGGTATTGTTGATACACCTCCTGTGTAGTGCCATCAATGGAAATGATCAAACGGTCCAAACCACTTTCTACTGTTTGCTTTGCTTTTTCATCGGTTAAATAATGTGCATTGGTTGATGTAGCTGTATAGATTTTTTTCTTTACAGCATAGTTCACCATTGGCAAAAACTCCGGGTTGAGATACGGCTCGCCTTGAAAATAAAAGATGAGATAAAGCAGATCTTTATGAATATCGTCGATCGTTTGTTCAAAAAAACTTTTCTGCAACATACCTGTTGGTCGAGTGAATTCACGCAAACCACTCGGGCATTCGGGACAACGCAGATTACAGCTTGTAGTTGGTTCAAACGAAATAGAAATGGGATAGCCCCATTGTACAGGCTTCTTTAAAAATCGGCTTAACTGGTAACTGCTCCACACTTTCGTCATATTCCATGCACGGCGGGGAGTGATCTTCGAAAAAAGGTTGAGTATATCGTTACGGTGTAATTGCGGCATTGAGGGATCAAAGATAGTCAGCAATAGCAGTATTTGATTAAGTAGTTCAGAAGAAGAAAGCCTGTTGTTGGATCAAGAACAACAGGCTTTGAATTTATTTTACAAATGGCTGACGCTTCCAGTACGTTAAACTCCGCCAGCACCATTCAAGCGGACCAAAGCGGAAAAACCTTAACCAAATATGGCTCCAGATAATTTGTAATAACCAGGTGCCTCCCACTACATAATAAATTTCGTAACGCTCAAGTTTGCCAAACATACCAAATCCAACACCATAGAAAAACAAGCCAACCAATAATGATTGCATCAGATAATTGGTGAATGCCATTTGTCCAACCGGACGAAGTAATGCAAAGAACCATTTGAACCAACCCGACTTGTACAACAACATGATCAAACCAAAAATTCCAATGGAACGAAAGGCTCGTGACAACTCGTAAAATTCAAATTGTACATTTTTTATGTAATCAAACTCGTTGAATTTATAATCGATCAGCGGTTTAAGACGGAAATAAGAGAGCAACAAGCCGATACCCAATCCTCCAACAAAAAGAACCCAGTAAATTTTAGAAGACGCCTGCCCTTGTATGATGCCTGTCTTATAAAAGGCCATGCCTAAAAACATAAACAATAAAATATCCCATGCCATATAATACAGGTAAAAAACTTCGGTACGGAAGCTTCGCTCACTTTGATATTCATAAAATCCCAAATAATCACCTCGTACACTCTTTGTGCTTTTTTCCATTTTTTTAAGCTTCTCCTTCTGTGTGGATTTTTCTTTAAACCCTGTCATCGCACCCAGCTCTTCTTTTTGCTGATCTGTTAGTTTGGTAACAGTTGTATCTATTTTGGCAATCAATTCGCCTTTCGTAATTACTTTCTTGTCACGATATATATCTACATTTTCCCTCACTGTTTGCAGCAACAAACAAATAAAGGCAGCGATCAGTAACCCCTTCGGCGACAACCTTCGAAACGTAAACATGATCATACCAATACAGGCATAATGAAACAAAATATCCCACATCCACAATAACACATATGCATTAAACAATCCGAAAACAAGCAGCCACAATTGCCGGCGGAAAAAATAATCGGCTGGCCAAAGCCCTTCATTCTTCTTCTCCTGTCGGCTCAGGAACAAAATAATTCCGGCACCAAATAGCATCGAGAACAAGGCCCGTTGACTTCCTTCCGGGAAAAATTCAATAAAATACCAGGTATTGAAATTAATAGATCCCCACTCATTTAACACTGAAGGGTCTCTATAAACCGGTTCGGGCAATCCAAAACCGGGAATATTCATCAATAAAATGCCGAGAATAGCAATTCCCCGCAGGGAATCGAGAAGAACAATACGTTCGCTCTGCGAAACAGGAGCGGCCTGATCGATGGTCATGTTAGATTGGTTTTGGTGGTGAAAAATGGGAGGCAGCTTTGCGTAGGGAGAGGAGAAATAGTAAGATACTCTTTTAAGAAAAATTTTGCCAGCTTTCGGAAACTATTATTATATTTGGGTAGTTGCATAAACAACTATATGCCAAACAACCAATTTAAAAAAGGCGAATTATACAGCTTCATGACGGGCAAAGCCAGCACGGCTATAGCACGGCGTTTGCAGAAGAATATGAAGCAGGGCGGAATTGAAATTACCGTTGAGCAATGGAGCGTACTCTACCATTTGTGGAAGAACGATGGTTTGAGTCAGCAGGATTTATGTAATGCTACATTTCGTGATAAACCGAGTATTACACGATTAGTTGATAATCTCGAAAAGCTGAAACTCGTAAAAAGGGTGGCAAGCAAGAACGACCGACGTATTAACCAAGTGTTTTTAACGGATCAGGGAAGAAAGCTGGAAGAAGAAACCATGAACGTGGCCAACAACACATTGAACGAAGCATTAATTGGCGTACCTGCAGACAAAGTTGACATCTGTAAAGAAGTGTTACAGATTGTGTATGATAATCTGAAGTAAGAGTTCGTTTCCAAAAAATAATTCTAAACGTTTAAATACTATTGATATGAGCACCGCAACGATTGCAACAAAACTGAAAGGTGGCGAGTGGTTAATTAAAACAAGCACACCGCAGGATACATTTACGCCTGAAAATTTTAATGAAGAACAAGTGATGGTGAAAGAAATGTGCGCCACATTTCTTGATACCGAAGTATTGCCTGTTGTGGCCCGACTTGATAAAATGGAAGAAGGGTTGATGCCGGCACTGATGGATAAAGCAGGTGAGCAAGGTTTGCTTGGCACTTCTGCTCCGGAAGAGTTTGGCGGTCTCGGAAAAGATTTTATTACAGCTACATTGGTGAATGAAGGATTAGGTGGTGGTTATTCTTTTTCTGTAGCCATTGCTGCTCACACTGGCATTGGCACATTGCCGATTTTATATTTCGGTACACCCGAGCAAAAAACAAAATACGTTCCCAAGTTAGCAACCGGTGAATGGAAAGGTGCTTACGGCTTAACAGAACCAAATAGTGGCAGTGATGCATTGGGTGCAAAAACAACAGCTGTATTAAGTGAAGATGGTAAGCACTACATTTTGAACGGACAAAAATGCTGGATCACCAATGGTGGTTTTGCAGATATCTATACCGTGTTTGCAAAAATTGATGGTAAAGATTTCACCGGCTTTATTGTAGAGCGTGGCATGGAAGGATTTACACAAGGACCGGAAGAACATAAGATGGGCATTAAAGGTTCATCAACCGTTCAACTCTATTTTCAGGATTGCAAAGTGCCGGTTGAAAATTTATTAGGCGAACAAGGCAAGGGCCACATCATTGCGTTTAATATCCTCAATATTGGTCGTTTGAAACTAGCAGCTGCTGCATTAGGTGGTTCCAAGCGCTCATTGAATATTGCGTTAACCTATGCAACAACACGTGAGCAATTCAAAACACCCATCATCAACTTCGGCGCTATTCAATACAAGCTGGCAGAAATGGCAACACGTATCTGGGTTTGCGAAAGTGCATTGTACCGCACCAGCAAGTGGATCGATGATATGGAGCATGATCTTTTAGCTGCAGGTAAACCTTTCAACGAAGCATTGCTTGGTGCTGCAGAAGAATATGCCATTGAGTGTGCGATGTTGAAAGTGGATGGTAGTGAAGTATTGGATTATGTAGTTGATGAAGGTGTACAGATACATGGCGGAAATGGATTCAGCGATGAGTATGATATTTCAAGAGCGTATCGTGATAGCCGGATCAACCGTATTTACGAAGGAACGAACGAGATCAATCGACTCCTTACTGTTGATATGGTATTGAAGCGTGCAATGAAAGGTCGTTTGGATATTATGACGGCTGCCATGAATGTTCAAAAAGAATTGATGAGCATTCCTGATTTTGGCAGTGAAGATGAAACGCCTTTTGCAAAAGAATATAAAGCTATTACCAATTTCAAAAAGGCGATCATGTTAACAGCAGGTGCAGCAGTACAAAAGTTCATGATGAAGATCGAACACGAGCAGGAAGTATTGATGAATATTGCAGATATGGCCATTCAAACCTTTAATGCGGAAAGTGCATTGCTGCGTGCCGCCAAAATGGTTGAAGAAAAAGGCGAAGCAGCTTGTCAGTTTGAACTGGATATGATGCACACCTACTTGTATGATGCGGCTGACAAAATCAACAAATATGGTAAAGATGCCATCAATGCATTTGCAGAAGGTGATGAACATCGGATGATGTTGCTGGGCCTGAAACGTTTTACAAAAGTGGATCCCTATAATTCAAAAGAAGCCAGAAGGCGAATCGTAGCAAAGCTGAGAAACGACGGAAAGTATCCGTTATAAGGTTGATGCGGTGAGTCATGTCACCTTTTAAAAATCCTTTGCCTAATTTGCAAAGGATTTTTTATTTCACCTGATGATTTTTATAGCTCATTTCAATTTACATTATGAAGCTTCTTTTTTTCATTAGTTCAGTTTTGTTTTTTCAGACAGTAAAGGCGCAGCAGGTTTTTCTGCGCATCAGTACACCTTCAAAAACACAGAATGCCGTTACATCATCAAAACAATTCTTAACGGGGCTTACCTGCAAAGGCTGTACGCTTACTGTAAACGGAACTGAAACGAAAGTATGGTCTACAGGTGCCTTTGCTGTTGAACTGAATCTTAAGCCGGGTGATACCAGTTTTCTATTGCAATCTGCCAATGACAAAGGAGCACAGGAATCGAAGCGTATCTTTTTTAATTATCAATTGCCTGAAAAAGAAAAATCGCTCACAACAAATACTGTTGCTTATTGGCGAATAGAGCCACAGGCTGATCTGATGTTGGTAAAGCCAGGTGATAAATTAAAGATGACGGTTAAAGCACTGCCCGGTGCTGTGGTGCAACTTGAAAACGGCACATCATTCAAAGAAATTTATGTGAAGGATTCAAACGGAGTAAAAGGCATTTATCAAATGGAGTACGTGGTGAAAGATAAAGACGATTTGTTTGCTGATAAGCCGTCTAAACTAAAACTGATGGTATGGGCTAAAGGAACAGATGATCCCATTGAAGCTACCAGTAAAAGTAATTTTGCAATGATGCCCGCCAATGGTTTGTTATTGGAAACAAAAGGCAAGATACCATACCTTCTTCTCGGACTTGGTGAGGATAGATTGGGTGGAACAAAGATGGGTTATGTTGATTCGCTTGTTCGGTTGAAAGCAGTCAGCAAAGTAGGGAATAAATATTGTTTACAGTTGAGTAAGAATCGCCAGGCTTATATTGAAGATGAGCATGTGAATGTGCTTGAACATAATTACACACCTTCATCACTTACCGGCAATATGCGTGTATGGGGCGATAGCAGTTTTGATTATGTATCGCTTTCATTAACAGAGCGGTTAGCTTATCAAACATTTCAGGAGGTAAATCCATCAAAAATTATTGTTGATGTGTTTGGCGCAACATCAAACACCAATTGGATCACACAACTCGGCAACACAAAAGAGATCGGCGATATTTATTATAACCAGATCGACGAGGATATTTTTCGCATCAGTATTGATCTTAAAAACAAACAGCACTGGGGTCATCGCATCTATTACAATGGTAATAATTTAGTAATCCGCATCAAACGTCAACCACAAATACTTTCACTCAACAATCTTGTTATTGCAATTGATGCGGGGCATGGCGGCAGTAACAAAGGAGCGTTTGGCTTAACAGGTGTAATGGAAAAAGATATGACGCTGGCCATTGCTAAGGAGCTTCAGGCTGCTCTTGAAGCAGAAGGAGCTAAGGTGGTTACCACAAGAACAAGAGATACTACCTACGATAATCACGACAGGTATACTGTATTTCAACAGGCAAATCCACATTTACTCATCAGTATTCATTTGAACAGCAGTGCCGATCCCGTGCGTATAAAAGGAGTAAGTACATACTATAAGCACATCGGCTATCGTCCGCTCACCAAAACAATTCTTCAACGTATGCTTGATATGGGATTGGGCGAGTACGGCAATATTGGGAATTTCAATTTTATCCTCAATGGTTTTACTGAATTTCCGAATGTTCTTGTAGAAACATTGTTCATCAGCAACCCCGAAGATGAAGCCAATCTACTTGATCCTGCTTACCGTAAACAAATGGCCGATGCTATTGTAAAAGGCATCAACGACTGGCTGGAGCTATGTAAAAAACAGTAAACTTCTTTCCATTCATCCTTTGCGGTTTTACCATTCAACAGGTCAATCGGCATTTATCATTTCTTTAAGAGTCTCTGAAACCCTTTACTGTAAAGGGTTTTACTGTTTGGCAATGTCCATGTTACACCTGTTGCATCCGTTCATCACTATGAAGGATGTGTTAACAGCCTTTTGTCAAGATTAGGTTGCACGACTATATGCAGCAAACTACATTTGGACCATCAATGATTTCTGTAAAAGAGTCATTAATCATTAAACCTTAAAAATGTTAATTATGAAAAAAGTATTTGTAATGCTGTGTGCAGTTGTCATCACTGCATCAGCCTGGGCCAAATCTGACCCTGCTCCTGTAGAAAATGAAAAAGTAATGGCTGCATTCGAAAAGCAATTTACAGAAGCAAAAGATGTAACATGGACAGAAAAGCAGGGCTACTTTCTTGCATCATTTAAACTGAATAATGATCGCATGCTGGCCTGGTATACACCCGATGGTGAAGTGGAAGCTGTTCATCGCTCTATTCAACAGAAACAAATGACATTCCTTGCATCGGAAGCTGTAACACAGCTCACCAAAGACAAACAAATTTTAAATATTGCTGAAATAAGCAAGCAGGGTGAATTGTTTTATCTGGTAAAAACAGATGACGAAAAGTGTTTTTCACTTTACAAAGTTTCTGCATCAGGCGATTATACAAGGATCGAAAAAACGAAAAAGAAAAAATAAATACACTACAGGTGTTGTTTTGGAATGGCTCCCCGGACTGAATCGGGGGGCTTTTTTATTGATAAATTAATCGAGCCAAATCTTCATAATCTTTACATTTGCAGCTCTTTCGCAAAGTCTCCCGACACTTCAGTCGGGATCTGAAGGCGGTCACTTTTAAAATTTCAACAAATGAACAAAGGACCCGTTTCTCAATTCATTCAACATCATTACCGTCATTTCAACGCTGCTGCATTAATAGATGCTGCCAAAGGTTATGAAACACACCTGAACGAAGGTGGCAAGATGATGATCACGCTTGCTGGTGCCATGAGTACTGCTGAACTTGGTTTAAGCCTCGCCGAAATGATTCGCCAGGATAAAGTGCAGATCATCAGTTGTACCGGTGCCAACCTGGAAGAAGATGTGATGAACCTTGTTGCACACAGCCATTACAAGCGTGTGCCCAACTATCGTGATCTTACGCCACAGGACGAGTGGGACCTCTTAGAGAACCATTACAACCGTGTAACTGATACCTGCATTCCTGAAGAAGAAGCATTCCGTCGTTTGCAAAAACATCTGCACCGTCAATGGGTGGAAGCAGAAGCAAAAGGCGAACGTTATTTCCCGCATGAGTTTTTATACAAAACCGTTTTAAGCGGTGATCTGAAACAGTATTACGAGATCGATCCAAAGAACAGCTGGATCGTAGCGGCAGCAGAAAAAAATATTCCGATTGTGGTACCGGGTTGGGAAGACAGTACAACAGGAAACATTTTCGCCAGCTACGTCATTAAGAACGAACTGAAAGCAAGTACGGTAAAAAATGGTATTGAATACATGGTATGGCTCGCCGATTGGTACCGCCAGAACAGCGGTGGTAAAGGCGTTGGCTTTTTCCAGATTGGTGGAGGTATAGCAGGTGATTTCCCGATCTGTGTTGTACCCATGATGTACCAGGATCTTGAGTGGCATGATGTTCCTTTCTG is part of the Lacibacter sediminis genome and harbors:
- a CDS encoding CHRD domain-containing protein, whose protein sequence is MKTLVLNSAMLLICTAFLFSCKKDKNDGPTVRIVKEWTLPLSTKNENPAPAGRNETGTFVLRIMSDNSVQYNITVTGLAAGDALTAAHIHTGNPIVNGGVILNFTPTFTGGTASGSVANVRPTLLDSMNNGTAELYVNVHSTQVTSGLVRAQLNSTVQWAQDVALSGANEVPAVATTATGSARFRLTTDGKLYYVVNVTGLTAGDGDLTAAHIHNGAAGTNGTVLVGLISTVADFGVNKQLQLTDVQKTAIEGTGALYVNAHSTLFPAGIVRGQIR
- a CDS encoding radical SAM/SPASM domain-containing protein, producing the protein MPQLHRNDILNLFSKITPRRAWNMTKVWSSYQLSRFLKKPVQWGYPISISFEPTTSCNLRCPECPSGLREFTRPTGMLQKSFFEQTIDDIHKDLLYLIFYFQGEPYLNPEFLPMVNYAVKKKIYTATSTNAHYLTDEKAKQTVESGLDRLIISIDGTTQEVYQQYRVGGKLDKVLEGAKNIVKWKKELNSKKPFVVFQFLVVRPNEHQLEEVKQLAKQVGVDDVWFKTAQVYDYENDPNKLIPTLNKYSRYKKNADGSYAPKNKLQNHCWKLWHANVITWDGLVVPCCFDKDAMHQLGNLKMQSFKEVWHNDNYKQFRSELMTSRKNIDICANCSEGLKVWEE
- a CDS encoding acyl-CoA dehydrogenase family protein, whose amino-acid sequence is MSTATIATKLKGGEWLIKTSTPQDTFTPENFNEEQVMVKEMCATFLDTEVLPVVARLDKMEEGLMPALMDKAGEQGLLGTSAPEEFGGLGKDFITATLVNEGLGGGYSFSVAIAAHTGIGTLPILYFGTPEQKTKYVPKLATGEWKGAYGLTEPNSGSDALGAKTTAVLSEDGKHYILNGQKCWITNGGFADIYTVFAKIDGKDFTGFIVERGMEGFTQGPEEHKMGIKGSSTVQLYFQDCKVPVENLLGEQGKGHIIAFNILNIGRLKLAAAALGGSKRSLNIALTYATTREQFKTPIINFGAIQYKLAEMATRIWVCESALYRTSKWIDDMEHDLLAAGKPFNEALLGAAEEYAIECAMLKVDGSEVLDYVVDEGVQIHGGNGFSDEYDISRAYRDSRINRIYEGTNEINRLLTVDMVLKRAMKGRLDIMTAAMNVQKELMSIPDFGSEDETPFAKEYKAITNFKKAIMLTAGAAVQKFMMKIEHEQEVLMNIADMAIQTFNAESALLRAAKMVEEKGEAACQFELDMMHTYLYDAADKINKYGKDAINAFAEGDEHRMMLLGLKRFTKVDPYNSKEARRRIVAKLRNDGKYPL
- a CDS encoding MarR family winged helix-turn-helix transcriptional regulator; this translates as MPNNQFKKGELYSFMTGKASTAIARRLQKNMKQGGIEITVEQWSVLYHLWKNDGLSQQDLCNATFRDKPSITRLVDNLEKLKLVKRVASKNDRRINQVFLTDQGRKLEEETMNVANNTLNEALIGVPADKVDICKEVLQIVYDNLK
- a CDS encoding N-acetylmuramoyl-L-alanine amidase, translated to MKLLFFISSVLFFQTVKAQQVFLRISTPSKTQNAVTSSKQFLTGLTCKGCTLTVNGTETKVWSTGAFAVELNLKPGDTSFLLQSANDKGAQESKRIFFNYQLPEKEKSLTTNTVAYWRIEPQADLMLVKPGDKLKMTVKALPGAVVQLENGTSFKEIYVKDSNGVKGIYQMEYVVKDKDDLFADKPSKLKLMVWAKGTDDPIEATSKSNFAMMPANGLLLETKGKIPYLLLGLGEDRLGGTKMGYVDSLVRLKAVSKVGNKYCLQLSKNRQAYIEDEHVNVLEHNYTPSSLTGNMRVWGDSSFDYVSLSLTERLAYQTFQEVNPSKIIVDVFGATSNTNWITQLGNTKEIGDIYYNQIDEDIFRISIDLKNKQHWGHRIYYNGNNLVIRIKRQPQILSLNNLVIAIDAGHGGSNKGAFGLTGVMEKDMTLAIAKELQAALEAEGAKVVTTRTRDTTYDNHDRYTVFQQANPHLLISIHLNSSADPVRIKGVSTYYKHIGYRPLTKTILQRMLDMGLGEYGNIGNFNFILNGFTEFPNVLVETLFISNPEDEANLLDPAYRKQMADAIVKGINDWLELCKKQ
- a CDS encoding deoxyhypusine synthase family protein, which translates into the protein MNKGPVSQFIQHHYRHFNAAALIDAAKGYETHLNEGGKMMITLAGAMSTAELGLSLAEMIRQDKVQIISCTGANLEEDVMNLVAHSHYKRVPNYRDLTPQDEWDLLENHYNRVTDTCIPEEEAFRRLQKHLHRQWVEAEAKGERYFPHEFLYKTVLSGDLKQYYEIDPKNSWIVAAAEKNIPIVVPGWEDSTTGNIFASYVIKNELKASTVKNGIEYMVWLADWYRQNSGGKGVGFFQIGGGIAGDFPICVVPMMYQDLEWHDVPFWSYFCQISDSTTSFGSYSGAVPNEKITWGKLDINTPKFIVESDATIVAPLIFAWILGL
- a CDS encoding DUF418 domain-containing protein gives rise to the protein MTIDQAAPVSQSERIVLLDSLRGIAILGILLMNIPGFGLPEPVYRDPSVLNEWGSINFNTWYFIEFFPEGSQRALFSMLFGAGIILFLSRQEKKNEGLWPADYFFRRQLWLLVFGLFNAYVLLWMWDILFHYACIGMIMFTFRRLSPKGLLIAAFICLLLQTVRENVDIYRDKKVITKGELIAKIDTTVTKLTDQQKEELGAMTGFKEKSTQKEKLKKMEKSTKSVRGDYLGFYEYQSERSFRTEVFYLYYMAWDILLFMFLGMAFYKTGIIQGQASSKIYWVLFVGGLGIGLLLSYFRLKPLIDYKFNEFDYIKNVQFEFYELSRAFRSIGIFGLIMLLYKSGWFKWFFALLRPVGQMAFTNYLMQSLLVGLFFYGVGFGMFGKLERYEIYYVVGGTWLLQIIWSHIWLRFFRFGPLEWCWRSLTYWKRQPFVK